The Terriglobales bacterium genome includes the window ACCGCCAATCCCATCCCGCCCACCGACGAGAACCTCGCCCAGGGCATGATGATCTACAACATGAACTGCGTCGTCTGCCACGGCTCGCCGGTCAAGAAGGAGAATCCCCTGGGGCACTCCTTCTATCCTCCCGTGCCTCAGTTTCCTGAGGATCCGCCCGACAAGCCCGACAACGAGACTTACTGGATCGTCAAGAACGGCGTCCGTTACACCGGCATGCCCGCTTGGGACAGGACGCTGAGCGAGGACGACATGTGGAAGGTCACGCTCTTCCTCGAGCACTGGAACAACCTGCCGCCGGCGGTGAAGGAGAAGTGGGAGAAAGGCCTGTGAGGTGGCGCGCCCTGCGCTCCGGACGAGAACTCGTGGCGGGATATAATGACGGTTTGGGGAAGGCCCGCAGCTTATTCCTAAGGGAAGGTTTCTATGCCGACTGATGTGATCATGCCGCAGATGGGGGAGTCCATCTTTGAGGGCACACTGACCAAGTGGCTGAAGAAGCCCGGGGAGAAGGTGCAGCGCGACGAGCCGCTGTTCGAGATCTCGACCGATAAAGTGGACGCGGAGATCCCGGCGCCGGCTTCGGGCGTGCTTCAGGAGATCAAGGTCGCGGAAGGCACTACGGTGCAGGTGAACACTGTGGTGGGAGTGATTGCAGGGGAGGGAGAGGCGGCGGGAACTACGGCTCCGAGTCCAGCCAAAGCCGAGCCGGCCAAAGCGGCCGGAGAGGGAGAGGAGGCGGGAGCTGCGGCTCCGGCAAAGGCCGAGCCGGCCAAGGCGGCCGGGGAGGGAGAGGCGGCGGGAGCTCCGGCTGCGGCAAAAGCCGAGCCGGCCAAGGCCGCGAAAGCGGCGGAGAAGCCCAAGGCTGCGCCGG containing:
- a CDS encoding cytochrome c is translated as TANPIPPTDENLAQGMMIYNMNCVVCHGSPVKKENPLGHSFYPPVPQFPEDPPDKPDNETYWIVKNGVRYTGMPAWDRTLSEDDMWKVTLFLEHWNNLPPAVKEKWEKGL